In Streptomyces sp. SLBN-118, the following are encoded in one genomic region:
- a CDS encoding ABC transporter ATP-binding protein, producing MSENVTLPKQQGTPDGASDRGEALLHVEGLAKHFPIYGGFPFKRQVGAVKAVDGIDLTVHAGESLGLVGESGCGKSTTGRLITRLLEPTGGKITYAGQDITHASRKQLAPVRSEIQMIFQDPYSSLNPRQTVGTIIKSPMEVNGINPPGGREKRVRELLETVGLNPEHYNRFPHEFSGGQRQRIGVARALALEPKLIVADEPVSALDVSIQAQVVNLLQKVQDELGIAFLFIAHDLAVVRHFSQRVAVMYLGKVMEVADRDSLYNRPRHPYTHALLSAVPEADVDSDKKDRIRLSGDVPSPIMPPSGCRFRTRCWKAQDKCATEEPPLVQISGNRDGHLTACHFPEEPTMEGRVEDVVLDPALAALEDESGSED from the coding sequence ATGAGCGAGAACGTCACTCTGCCTAAGCAGCAGGGAACACCGGACGGGGCCAGTGACCGGGGCGAGGCACTGCTCCACGTCGAAGGCCTGGCCAAGCATTTCCCCATCTACGGAGGCTTCCCCTTCAAGCGCCAGGTCGGCGCGGTCAAGGCGGTCGACGGGATCGACCTGACCGTGCACGCCGGTGAGAGCCTCGGCCTCGTCGGCGAGTCCGGCTGTGGCAAGTCCACCACCGGACGGCTGATCACCCGTCTTCTGGAGCCCACCGGCGGCAAGATCACCTACGCGGGGCAGGACATCACCCACGCCAGCCGCAAGCAGCTGGCGCCGGTCAGGTCCGAGATCCAGATGATCTTCCAGGACCCGTACTCGTCGCTGAACCCGCGGCAGACCGTCGGCACCATCATCAAGAGCCCGATGGAGGTCAACGGCATCAACCCGCCCGGCGGGCGCGAGAAGCGGGTGCGCGAGCTCCTGGAGACCGTGGGTCTCAACCCGGAGCACTACAACCGCTTCCCGCACGAGTTCTCCGGCGGCCAGCGGCAGCGCATCGGTGTGGCACGGGCGCTCGCGCTCGAGCCGAAGCTGATCGTCGCCGACGAGCCGGTCTCCGCGCTGGACGTGTCGATCCAGGCGCAGGTCGTCAACCTGCTGCAGAAGGTCCAGGACGAACTGGGTATTGCCTTCCTGTTCATCGCCCACGACCTCGCGGTCGTACGGCACTTCTCGCAGCGTGTGGCCGTGATGTACCTCGGCAAGGTCATGGAGGTCGCCGACCGCGACTCCCTGTACAACAGGCCCCGCCACCCGTACACGCACGCCCTGCTCTCGGCCGTGCCCGAGGCGGATGTCGACTCCGACAAGAAGGACCGGATCCGCCTCTCCGGCGACGTCCCTTCCCCGATCATGCCGCCGTCCGGCTGCCGCTTCCGCACCCGCTGCTGGAAGGCGCAGGACAAGTGCGCGACGGAGGAGCCGCCGCTGGTGCAGATCTCGGGGAACCGTGACGGGCACCTGACGGCCTGCCACTTCCCGGAGGAGCCGACGATGGAGGGACGCGTCGAGGACGTGGTCCTCGACCCGGCGCTCGCCGCGCTCGAGGACGAGAGCGGCTCCGAGGACTGA
- a CDS encoding ABC transporter ATP-binding protein, translating into MTTLTKTEDTPAPTGPEAFLSVRDLRVRFSTEDGIVNAVDGLSFDVERGKTLGIVGESGSGKSVTNLTILGLHSPKTTTVDGEIRLDGQELTDAPEKELEKLRGNKVAMIFQDPLTALSPYYTVGRQIAEPFMKHTGASKKEAKARAIEMLDKVGIPQPAMRFNDYPHQFSGGMRQRAMIAMALICNPDLLIADEPTTALDVTVQAQILDLLKDLQQEFGSAIIFITHDLGVIANMADDLLVMYAGRAVERGSVREVLTAPQHPYTWGLLSSMPRLGGDIDEPLMPIPGSPPSLLNPPSGCPFHPRCAFTDKVSGSRCSGERPPLAAGRAAACHLTADQKQTIFIDQIKPRLG; encoded by the coding sequence GTCCGCGACCTGCGGGTGCGGTTCTCCACCGAGGACGGCATCGTCAACGCGGTCGACGGCCTCTCCTTCGACGTCGAGCGCGGCAAGACGCTGGGCATCGTGGGTGAGTCGGGCTCCGGCAAGTCCGTCACCAACCTGACCATCCTCGGTCTGCACAGCCCCAAGACCACGACCGTCGACGGAGAGATCCGTCTCGACGGCCAGGAGCTGACCGACGCGCCCGAGAAGGAACTGGAGAAGCTCCGCGGCAACAAGGTCGCGATGATCTTCCAGGACCCGCTGACTGCGCTCTCGCCGTACTACACGGTGGGCCGGCAGATCGCCGAGCCGTTCATGAAGCACACCGGCGCCTCCAAGAAGGAGGCGAAGGCGCGCGCCATCGAGATGCTCGACAAGGTCGGCATCCCGCAGCCCGCGATGCGCTTCAACGACTACCCCCACCAGTTCTCGGGCGGTATGCGCCAGCGCGCGATGATCGCCATGGCGCTGATCTGCAACCCCGACCTCCTGATCGCCGACGAGCCGACCACCGCGCTCGACGTGACGGTGCAGGCGCAGATCCTCGACCTCCTCAAGGACCTCCAGCAGGAGTTCGGATCGGCGATCATCTTCATCACCCACGACCTGGGCGTCATCGCCAACATGGCCGACGACCTGCTGGTGATGTACGCGGGCCGGGCGGTGGAGCGCGGCAGCGTCCGAGAGGTGCTGACGGCGCCTCAGCACCCGTACACCTGGGGCCTGCTGAGTTCGATGCCGCGCCTCGGCGGTGACATCGACGAACCGCTGATGCCGATCCCCGGCTCCCCGCCGAGCCTGCTCAACCCGCCGTCCGGCTGTCCTTTCCACCCGCGCTGCGCCTTCACCGACAAGGTGAGCGGCTCGCGGTGCTCGGGTGAGCGGCCGCCGCTGGCAGCGGGACGTGCCGCTGCCTGCCACCTCACGGCGGACCAGAAGCAGACCATCTTCATCGATCAGATCAAGCCCCGGCTGGGCTAG